A stretch of DNA from Ciona intestinalis chromosome 8, KH, whole genome shotgun sequence:
CATGTATAAGCCTGGAGGAGAGGAAAGCAAAAATGGAAACATTAACTATGTTAAGGACTTGTACCCACAAGCCAAAAACTTACAGATGAAAGTCATTGTTTTACATGTTGGAAACTCATACAAAACAAAGGATGGTAACGAAGTGCGGTCTTGCAAAGTAGCGGATAAAACCGGCAGTGTAAACTTATCTATATGGGGTGATTATGGTAACCATATTCAGCCAGGTGACATTCTATCTCTCAGTCGCTGTTATGCAGTATTGTTTAAGAGCTGTCTTACATTGTATGTTGGAAAGTTTGGGAGTCTTACAAAAGTTGGGGAGTTCTGTATGGTGTTTAATGAGGTGCCGGATATTAGTGACCAGAATCCTGAATGGATCCAACAGAATcaggaaaac
This window harbors:
- the LOC100185276 gene encoding SOSS complex subunit B1, with protein sequence MYKPGGEESKNGNINYVKDLYPQAKNLQMKVIVLHVGNSYKTKDGNEVRSCKVADKTGSVNLSIWGDYGNHIQPGDILSLSRCYAVLFKSCLTLYVGKFGSLTKVGEFCMVFNEVPDISDQNPEWIQQNQENNKNTSAQPPVPGNPPSAQNSPNQKPPPTNNNNKNPAFRHKP